TGATACACGATGAAAATTTATGTATTGGCTGTCAGGGCTGTTCGGTAGCATGTAGAAGCGAAAATGGCGTTCCTATGGGTGTTTATCGTCTGCAAGTGCATTCAAAAGTAAGCGGAGAGTTTCCAAATTTAAAGATGGATTTTATACGCCAAAGCTGTGTTATGTGTGAAGATAGTCCATGCGTAGATGTCTGCCCTACCGGAGCAAGCTTTAAAACCAAAGAGGGCATCACATTATTAGATCATCGCACTTGTGTAAGCTGTAAATACTGTATCTTAGCCTGTCCTTATGACGCTAGGTTTGTTGAGCCTGATACTGGCGAGATAGGCAAATGTACTTTCTGCTACGAGACGCGTTTAGCAAAAGGCGAGCAGCCAGCGTGTGTAACGGTGTGTCCGACTGACGCACTCATTTTTGGTGATTTAAACGATGAAACCTCAGAAGTTTCTAAAATTTTAAAAGAGAAAAAATACTATCTACCAAAGGCGGAGCTAAATACTCATCCGCAACTAGCTATGATAGCAAACCGCAAAGGAGGACACAATGAATAATATGTGGGGAAGTATGGCTCAATACACCGAGATTTACTGGCCGTGGCCGATAGCGATTTATCTATTTTTAGCAGGGCTTTCAGCGGGTGCTATGATGGTGGCGATTAAGCTTAGATGGAAGCTTATTGATCCAAATGCTGTTAGTGCTGAATCTAAATTTGATGCTTGTTTTAAGGCAGCAACTATCATCGCACCCATAACGATATGTATCGGACTTTCACTTTTAGTGTTTGATCTTGGTAAGCCACTTAACTTTTATTGGATACTTTTAAAGTATAACTTCACCTCTGTAATGTCAATAGGTGTTGCTTTGTTGCTTGTTTATACGCCATTTGCGTTTGCTTATTTGCTCGTTGCATTTGCTCCACAGATAAAGTCAATGAATATAGGTCTTTTAAACGGCTTATCAAATTTGATGTTACGCCCACTATTGCTTAAATTTATAGAAATTTTACTATTTATCCTAGCGATTGGCGTTGGTGTTTATACAGGATTTTTACTAAGTGCGGTGCATAAACTGCCACTTTGGGATACACCGATACTACCGATACTATTTTTAGTTTCAGGATTTAGCTCAGGTATAGCTGCTAGTGTGCTTGGCGGTATGCTTTTGTTTAAAAAAGATGTTGATAGACATATAGTTGCAAGCTTGCTTAAATTTGATCTTATTACGATAGTGTGTGAGTTGGTTCTTTTGGGTGTCTTGTTTGCTCTTATGTTTGGTGGAAATGAAGCGAGTGTTGCAGTAGCAAAGAGTGTGTTAAGCAGTAGCTATCTATCTCAAATTTTCTGGTTTGGGGTTATTGGAGTAGGGCTTATACTGCCTATCATTATTGATTTTACTGCACTAAAAGGACACGCGTATAAACCAGCTGTGATTATTTTTAACACTCTTATTGTAATCACAGGAGTAATTTTGCTAAGATATTATATAGTTTATGCTGGACAAATTTTTACAGGTGCTTAAAATTTGGGCGTTTTATGACGCCCAAAGATCCTTAAAATTACATTTCATATAAATTTAAGAGGGGAATATTTGAAAATTTTACTTTTAGAAGATGACGTTCAATTTTGTGAGAGCGTATGCGAATATCTGCAAGGGCTTGGTTATGACGTAGATACGGTCAATGATGGACAGGTAGCTTGCGATAAGATAGTAGCAAATTTTTACCATCTTTTTATACTTGATGTCAAGGTGCCATATTTAAGTGGATTTGAAGTGATAAAATACATCAAAAATTTAGGTTTAGATACACCGATAATGATAATGACTTCGCTTATAGATGTCAATGATATGGCAATAGGATATGAGCTTGGTTGTAACGAATACCTAAAAAAGCCATTTGAATTAGCCGAGCTTAAACTCCGTGTTGGTGAGCTTATGAGAAAATATTATAGCCTTGATGATAAAAATATCATCATTTTAGGTGGCGGTTTTGAGTTTAATACCGCTAGTAAAATTTTACAAAAAGATGGCATGGATGTTGGACTTAGTGCGAAAGAGCTTGAGCTAGTTGAATGCTTGATAATGCATCTAAATCGCTATGTTAGTATGGAAGATATAAGAGATCAAGTATGGAGAGACAAAGAGATAGATTCAGCTGATATTCGTATGCATGTTCTAAAAATTCGTCAAAAAACTTCAAATGATTTTATTATCTCAAAAAGGCGGATCGGCTACAAAATAGATGCAAAAAAGCTTTAAGATTCCGATAATATCTACTATTGTGATTATGGCTTTGTTTGTTTTTCAAAGCTTAACGATAATAAATTTAAGTAAAAAAGATGAGAGCTATAAAAACCTCTTTGCACTCATTAAATTTGAATCGCAAATCAAACAGCTATTTTTGAATAATGCAACACTGCCAAATTCAATGATATATAGGTATGCGATAATCGATACTAATTTGATGCCGATCGTTTCAAATTTAGAAAAGGTGCCAGAGAGTTTAAAATTTGTTATGCTTGAGGAAGATGGTTATTTGTATTATAAAAGTTTCTTTTTTAAAGATAAGCATCCATATTACATCATTGTCGCACAAGAGCAGGGGCATAAAAAGATGATATTTATCGCTGCTTTGATGCTTACACTCGTGCTTTTAGCTGTATTTTTCATACTTTATGTTTCATATCTTGGAAGTGTTAAGCCATATAAGGATATACAAAAGTATATGAATAACTTCTTTAATGACGCCATGCATGAGCTAAAAACACCGCTTGGTGTGGCTGGGATAAATTTAGAGATGCTTGGTGTGGATAATAAATACACAAGTCGCATCAAAAATGCTCTAAAGCAGATGCAAATAACCTATGAGGACGTAGAGTATTTTATAAAACGTGGATATATAAAATTTCCAAAAGAGTGGCTTGATTTAGGCAGTTATCTAAGTGAGAGAGTGGGATTTTTACAAAGCGTGGCAGGTGCTAAGCACACTCAACTTATGCTATATGTAACTAACCATGATACGGTTTTTATCAGTAAACTAGCTGCTCAACGCATAATCGATAACACAATAACAAACGCTATTAAATACAGTCCAGCTGATAGCAAAATACTTATAAATTTATATCGCGATGGTGATTTTGTAGTCTTTAGCGTACAGGATTTTGGCAATGGCATAAAAGACATCAAACGAATTTGGAAGCGTTATGAGCGTGAGGATGAAGTGCAAGGTGGCTTTGGTTTGGGGCTAAATATCGTCTCTGAAATCTGCCATAAATATGACATAATCTACGATGTCAAGAGCGAAGTAAACGTTGGAAGTATATTTTCTTATAAATTTAAAACTCAAAATAATCCATCAAGTGGTTGATAGTTTTGTGAGATATTACGCTCTTTTGCATCAGTATTTATATGTAAGACATAATAGCCTATCTTTTGTCCACTTGCATCTATAAGTGGCACGATACTGAAAAAATGCGTTTTGTATTCATAAAAATTTACCTTATTAAATTCAATATCGCGTAAAATTTCTAAGGAATTTAAGTTTGCACTGCTTAGATTTTCTATATAAAAATCATCTAAAATTTTACTATTTGTCTCGTCTTTTGTGGCTTTTGATTTTACTTTATCTATCAAAACATATAGATCTACGCCTTGTTCTTTATAAAATTTGCCAATATTTTCAAAATTTAACAATACTTCGATGCTACCGATATTTTGATTATTATAGGTTACATTTGAGACTGCACGGATAAATACTCCAGCTACACCAGCTTCTATTCCAGAGACTGGCTTTTTGCTATTTTTTGCTTCATTTAAAAGATGACGAAAAGAGACTAAAGTATCTCCATAGCGTTGTGTATCCCAGCTTCTGACGTAGCTTTTTAGATCGTTTGTATGTAGATGAATTTTTATGTCATTATACATCGAGACCGCACTGAGTGTTTTTATAAGCTCTTTTATATTTTTTAAGCACCCATCGCGGTTATCATTTAAAAAACACATATGTATCGTGTTATTTTGCCCTAGTAAAACAGCGATCGCCATTGATGAGAGTTTGGCATCTTCTACGCTTTTATGTAATTGTTTTATTTGATTATCAAAAAATAGCTTTATTGCAAAGCTATTTTGCTCTGTTTTATATGCACTATAAAACAGATAAAGCCAAAAGCAAACAATAGCAAATAGAACCGATATGAACGTAATTATAAGGCTTTTTTTACTCAAATTTTGTCCTTAAACTTGAGCTTAAAATTTTTGCAAATTCATCAAAATTTGGCAGGTTTAGTTCGTTTTCTCGCTGTTTTTTACCCCAAACACTCTCAGGGAAAAAGCTGTCGTTTTCAAAACGAGCGATAACGTGGATATGCACTTGTGGCACATAGTTGCCAAAACTAGCGATATTTATCTTTGTTGGAGCATAAAACTTAATCATAGTTTGCTCCGCTATCATCATCGCTTCAAATAGCCTTGTGCGTGTGGTTTCATCACAATCACTTAACTCACGAAAGTTATTTTGTGCAAAAATTTTAACCCATGGAAGCTCGTTATCTTCGCGTTCAACTCTTATAAATTTATCTTTATATATCATAAATTTCCCTTTTTAGACTATCTCATGCTCTTTTAAAAGCACATAAAGTTTTATTGTTGATAGGAAAAATGTAACTATTGCTGGACCAAGCACCAAACCCCATACGCCAAACGTTGTCATACCAGCAATCATTGCAAAAAATATCAAAAGTTCATTGATTTTAGTTGGGATTTTCACTAGTTTATCATTTATAAATTTAATAACAAGTGGCTTTAAAAATGTGTCAGCTATCACTGATATAACGATAATGGTATAAAGTGCGATCACGATGGATACACTCGTGTTTCCAATAGTAAATTCATAAAGACTAATAGGACCCCAAGCTAGTATGCCACCAACGACGGGTATGAGCGAACAAAATGCATATAAAACGCCTGTTAAAA
This portion of the Campylobacter anatolicus genome encodes:
- a CDS encoding 4Fe-4S dicluster domain-containing protein, whose protein sequence is MSNNVKKYMMIHDENLCIGCQGCSVACRSENGVPMGVYRLQVHSKVSGEFPNLKMDFIRQSCVMCEDSPCVDVCPTGASFKTKEGITLLDHRTCVSCKYCILACPYDARFVEPDTGEIGKCTFCYETRLAKGEQPACVTVCPTDALIFGDLNDETSEVSKILKEKKYYLPKAELNTHPQLAMIANRKGGHNE
- a CDS encoding HIT family protein produces the protein MIYKDKFIRVEREDNELPWVKIFAQNNFRELSDCDETTRTRLFEAMMIAEQTMIKFYAPTKINIASFGNYVPQVHIHVIARFENDSFFPESVWGKKQRENELNLPNFDEFAKILSSSLRTKFE
- a CDS encoding cache domain-containing protein, which produces MSKKSLIITFISVLFAIVCFWLYLFYSAYKTEQNSFAIKLFFDNQIKQLHKSVEDAKLSSMAIAVLLGQNNTIHMCFLNDNRDGCLKNIKELIKTLSAVSMYNDIKIHLHTNDLKSYVRSWDTQRYGDTLVSFRHLLNEAKNSKKPVSGIEAGVAGVFIRAVSNVTYNNQNIGSIEVLLNFENIGKFYKEQGVDLYVLIDKVKSKATKDETNSKILDDFYIENLSSANLNSLEILRDIEFNKVNFYEYKTHFFSIVPLIDASGQKIGYYVLHINTDAKERNISQNYQPLDGLF
- the nrfD gene encoding NrfD/PsrC family molybdoenzyme membrane anchor subunit, with translation MNNMWGSMAQYTEIYWPWPIAIYLFLAGLSAGAMMVAIKLRWKLIDPNAVSAESKFDACFKAATIIAPITICIGLSLLVFDLGKPLNFYWILLKYNFTSVMSIGVALLLVYTPFAFAYLLVAFAPQIKSMNIGLLNGLSNLMLRPLLLKFIEILLFILAIGVGVYTGFLLSAVHKLPLWDTPILPILFLVSGFSSGIAASVLGGMLLFKKDVDRHIVASLLKFDLITIVCELVLLGVLFALMFGGNEASVAVAKSVLSSSYLSQIFWFGVIGVGLILPIIIDFTALKGHAYKPAVIIFNTLIVITGVILLRYYIVYAGQIFTGA
- a CDS encoding sensor histidine kinase yields the protein MQKSFKIPIISTIVIMALFVFQSLTIINLSKKDESYKNLFALIKFESQIKQLFLNNATLPNSMIYRYAIIDTNLMPIVSNLEKVPESLKFVMLEEDGYLYYKSFFFKDKHPYYIIVAQEQGHKKMIFIAALMLTLVLLAVFFILYVSYLGSVKPYKDIQKYMNNFFNDAMHELKTPLGVAGINLEMLGVDNKYTSRIKNALKQMQITYEDVEYFIKRGYIKFPKEWLDLGSYLSERVGFLQSVAGAKHTQLMLYVTNHDTVFISKLAAQRIIDNTITNAIKYSPADSKILINLYRDGDFVVFSVQDFGNGIKDIKRIWKRYEREDEVQGGFGLGLNIVSEICHKYDIIYDVKSEVNVGSIFSYKFKTQNNPSSG
- a CDS encoding response regulator transcription factor, which gives rise to MKILLLEDDVQFCESVCEYLQGLGYDVDTVNDGQVACDKIVANFYHLFILDVKVPYLSGFEVIKYIKNLGLDTPIMIMTSLIDVNDMAIGYELGCNEYLKKPFELAELKLRVGELMRKYYSLDDKNIIILGGGFEFNTASKILQKDGMDVGLSAKELELVECLIMHLNRYVSMEDIRDQVWRDKEIDSADIRMHVLKIRQKTSNDFIISKRRIGYKIDAKKL